A section of the Kribbella voronezhensis genome encodes:
- the glpK gene encoding glycerol kinase GlpK, producing the protein MAEQYVAAVDQGTNSTRCILFDRRGRLVSVAQREHKQHFPRPGWVEHDAAEIWRNVTRVVPSAIRQIGAEPSQIVAIGITNQRETSLLWDRRTGQPIGHAVVWQDTRTDRLIKELAGTEGADRFADLCGLPLTTYFSAPRLRWMLDHTPGLRARAERGEVLFGTMESWLIWNFTGGPDGGLHATDVTNASRTMLMNIETLEWDEQLLAAFDVPRCVLPEIRPSSGVFATATEVLPGVQIGAALGDQQAALFGQTCFSPGEAKCTYGTGSFLLLHTGKEIVRSTHGMLTTVAYQIGSEPAAYALEGSMAVTGSLVQWFRDGLGLIHTAAEIETLARTVEDNGGAYIVPAFSGLFAPHWRSEARGVIAGLTSYITKGHLARAVLEATGFQTLEVVNAMNADSGIALTALKVDGGMTANNLLMQFLADLLDVRVVRPMVTETVSLGAAYAAGLAVGYWPDLEGLRSNWHRAGQWLPNMDPDRRVTEYANWQAAVERTFGWIRPDQ; encoded by the coding sequence ATGGCTGAGCAATACGTCGCGGCCGTGGACCAGGGCACCAACTCGACCCGGTGCATCCTGTTCGACCGGCGCGGGCGGCTGGTGTCGGTCGCGCAGCGCGAACACAAACAGCACTTTCCCCGGCCGGGCTGGGTCGAACACGACGCGGCCGAGATCTGGCGCAACGTCACCCGGGTGGTGCCGTCCGCGATCCGCCAGATCGGCGCCGAACCGTCCCAGATCGTTGCCATCGGCATCACCAACCAGCGCGAGACCAGCCTGCTGTGGGACCGCCGGACCGGCCAGCCGATCGGCCACGCGGTGGTCTGGCAGGACACCCGGACGGACCGGCTGATCAAGGAACTGGCCGGCACCGAGGGCGCGGACCGGTTCGCCGACCTCTGCGGGCTGCCGCTGACGACGTACTTCTCCGCGCCGCGGCTGCGCTGGATGCTCGATCACACCCCTGGTCTGCGGGCTCGTGCGGAGCGGGGCGAGGTGCTCTTCGGCACGATGGAGTCCTGGCTGATCTGGAACTTCACCGGCGGCCCGGACGGCGGGTTGCACGCGACCGACGTGACGAACGCCAGCCGCACGATGTTGATGAACATCGAGACGTTGGAGTGGGACGAGCAACTGCTCGCTGCCTTCGACGTCCCGCGGTGTGTGCTCCCCGAGATCCGGCCGTCGTCGGGGGTCTTCGCGACGGCGACCGAGGTGCTGCCCGGCGTACAGATCGGGGCGGCGCTCGGGGATCAGCAGGCCGCGTTGTTCGGTCAGACATGCTTCAGCCCGGGCGAGGCGAAGTGCACGTACGGCACCGGGTCGTTCCTGCTGCTGCACACTGGGAAGGAGATCGTTCGGTCCACGCACGGGATGCTCACCACGGTCGCGTATCAGATCGGGTCCGAGCCGGCGGCGTACGCGCTCGAAGGGTCGATGGCGGTGACCGGCTCGCTCGTGCAGTGGTTCCGTGACGGGCTCGGGCTGATCCACACGGCGGCCGAGATCGAGACGCTGGCGCGGACCGTCGAGGACAACGGCGGCGCCTATATCGTGCCCGCGTTCTCCGGGTTGTTCGCGCCGCACTGGCGCAGTGAGGCGCGCGGGGTGATCGCGGGGCTCACGTCGTACATCACGAAGGGCCATCTGGCCCGGGCCGTGCTGGAGGCGACCGGGTTCCAGACGCTCGAGGTCGTCAACGCGATGAACGCGGACTCCGGGATCGCGCTCACCGCGCTGAAGGTGGACGGCGGAATGACGGCGAACAACCTGCTGATGCAGTTCCTCGCCGACCTGCTCGACGTCCGGGTGGTCCGGCCGATGGTCACCGAGACCGTCTCCCTCGGCGCCGCGTACGCCGCCGGCCTGGCCGTCGGCTACTGGCCGGACCTCGAGGGCCTCCGCAGCAACTGGCACCGCGCCGGCCAGTGGCTCCCCAACATGGACCCGGACCGCCGCGTCACGGAGTACGCCAACTGGCAGGCCGCGGTCGAGCGCACTTTCGGCTGGATCCGCCCCGACCAGTAA
- a CDS encoding IclR family transcriptional regulator, which yields MPGSVQSIERAAAVLRLLAAAPNGLGVADLGNALGLAKTTVHGILRTLHQVGFVEQDHSGAHYHLSDAFGRLGETYLDPNELRSRAINWADSLASRSGEVVRVGRLVEGKVVVVHHVFRPDDSDQNLDVGTTLPPHACALGKAVLAFDAGGTAKPRKLDAYTTRTIVEPARLLDELAAVRAKGWAGEFEEHTIELAGIAAPIRGLGGLVVGAVGLTGRIERICDSRMRHRTDLVTMVRATAEAIGRDLREDR from the coding sequence GTGCCGGGCAGTGTGCAGTCCATCGAGCGAGCTGCCGCAGTGCTGCGGCTGCTCGCGGCGGCGCCGAACGGCCTCGGGGTCGCCGATCTGGGCAATGCGCTCGGCCTCGCGAAGACGACTGTGCACGGCATCCTCCGCACTCTGCATCAGGTCGGGTTCGTGGAGCAGGACCACAGCGGCGCGCACTACCACCTGAGTGACGCCTTCGGCCGGCTCGGCGAGACCTACCTGGACCCGAACGAGTTGCGCAGCCGCGCGATCAACTGGGCCGACTCGCTGGCTTCCCGCAGCGGCGAAGTGGTCCGCGTCGGCCGCCTGGTCGAGGGCAAGGTCGTCGTCGTCCACCACGTCTTCCGCCCCGACGACAGCGACCAGAACCTGGACGTCGGTACGACGTTGCCGCCGCACGCCTGCGCGCTCGGCAAGGCGGTGCTCGCGTTCGACGCCGGCGGCACGGCCAAGCCGCGCAAGCTGGACGCCTACACGACCCGGACGATCGTCGAGCCGGCGAGGTTGCTCGACGAGCTGGCCGCCGTACGGGCCAAAGGCTGGGCCGGTGAGTTCGAGGAGCACACCATCGAGCTGGCCGGGATCGCGGCGCCGATCCGCGGGCTCGGGGGACTCGTGGTCGGGGCCGTCGGGCTGACCGGCCGGATCGAACGCATCTGCGACAGCCGGATGCGGCATCGCACGGACCTGGTGACGATGGTCCGGGCGACCGCGGAGGCCATCGGCCGCGACCTGCGGGAGGACCGCTGA
- a CDS encoding ABC transporter permease — translation MLKLGLRSVLAHRLRFVLCTVAVLLGVAFVAGAMIFTDTLSAALKKNFAGSTADITITAVTGLDTTAGTTSAEPPTLSSDLADRVAAVQGVAGTDPQLLVGGVQILGSDGKPTATYGVPIFASAWPHDPRTAPFKLLDGNQPWGQKQLGLDQSTVEREGFQLGDQIKVITPTRAVTATLAAITTPMLSGSSAGAPLVTFDPATAQLFLLGHPGWTSIGVAVHPGQDPQAVSRAIAALAGPDVRVRTAAQVSAEGESALSDTFGGYSAVLLLFAALALFVGAFLIVNTFAMLVAQRSRELAMLRAIGASRGQVTSTVLAEALVIGAIGSTLGLLLGAGVAAGLQFSYQHLDLAVPSSGLRVSAATIIAAYVVGIGVTLAAAYPAARRAGKLPPVAAMRDDLAIPERSLLVRVIIGGFMFLMTATLFLIAQKVRGLPGAILLSLGAAIALLAVVMTSPLISRYAVRGLMSPFGRQAPVTLGRRNAERNPRRTSATASALMISVALISGLVVIAASAKASVDRNIADAIGTSELVVSNDGGGAFAGQVGDRISAVPGVSAVHRVRQMPAKVDTRMFDLRGVDDGALRGSITTKVESGSLDALRTGQAVVPRNIARTLDLTVGKSFQLTTGSGKHPVTVGAVIEPNRQLNGIVVSLPKFTELGGAATDTTLYVEVAQGTDLAPVRLAVLGQLHDYPTLLVRDQQAYAQGERRPINAALGVIGMLLALAVLIAVLGIVNTLALAVVERTREIGLLRAIGMDRPQLRRMLQVESIAISLLGALLGVVIGVLFGASIQAVMVDDGLSVLDVPVLQLLVTVVVAAAVGVLAAVWPSRRAARLDVLRAIATE, via the coding sequence ATGCTCAAGCTCGGCCTCAGGTCGGTCCTCGCCCACCGGCTCCGCTTCGTCCTGTGCACGGTCGCCGTCCTGCTCGGCGTCGCCTTCGTGGCCGGCGCGATGATCTTCACCGACACCCTCTCGGCCGCCCTGAAGAAGAACTTCGCGGGCAGCACCGCCGACATCACCATCACCGCGGTCACCGGACTCGACACCACAGCCGGTACGACGAGCGCCGAACCGCCGACGCTCAGTTCCGATCTCGCCGACCGCGTCGCCGCAGTCCAGGGCGTCGCCGGGACCGACCCCCAGCTGCTCGTCGGCGGCGTCCAGATCCTCGGCTCGGACGGCAAGCCCACCGCCACGTACGGCGTACCGATCTTCGCCTCCGCCTGGCCGCACGACCCGCGGACCGCGCCGTTCAAGCTGCTCGACGGCAATCAGCCGTGGGGTCAGAAACAGCTCGGCCTCGACCAGTCCACCGTGGAACGCGAGGGCTTCCAGCTCGGCGACCAGATCAAGGTGATCACCCCGACCCGAGCCGTGACGGCCACCCTCGCGGCGATCACCACACCGATGCTCTCCGGTTCGTCAGCCGGCGCCCCACTCGTCACCTTCGACCCCGCGACGGCCCAGCTCTTTCTCCTCGGCCACCCCGGATGGACCTCCATCGGCGTCGCGGTCCACCCAGGTCAGGACCCCCAGGCGGTCAGCAGGGCGATAGCGGCCCTGGCCGGCCCGGATGTCCGCGTCCGCACAGCGGCTCAGGTCTCCGCCGAGGGCGAGAGCGCCCTGAGCGACACGTTCGGCGGCTACAGCGCAGTACTGCTGCTGTTCGCCGCGCTCGCCCTCTTCGTCGGCGCGTTCCTGATCGTGAACACCTTCGCGATGCTCGTCGCCCAGCGCTCCCGCGAACTCGCGATGCTGCGCGCCATCGGCGCCTCCCGCGGCCAGGTCACCAGCACAGTGCTCGCCGAGGCTCTCGTGATCGGCGCGATCGGTTCGACCCTGGGGCTGCTCCTCGGCGCCGGCGTCGCTGCCGGACTGCAGTTCTCCTACCAGCACCTGGACCTCGCCGTTCCCAGTTCCGGACTCAGGGTCAGCGCGGCCACGATCATCGCGGCGTACGTCGTCGGCATCGGCGTCACCCTCGCCGCGGCGTACCCGGCAGCCCGTCGGGCCGGCAAACTGCCACCTGTCGCAGCGATGCGTGATGACCTCGCCATCCCGGAGCGCTCACTGCTGGTCCGCGTGATCATCGGCGGCTTCATGTTCCTGATGACGGCCACGCTCTTCTTGATCGCCCAGAAGGTCCGCGGCCTGCCCGGTGCGATCCTGCTGAGCCTGGGCGCTGCCATCGCGCTGCTGGCCGTGGTGATGACGAGCCCGTTGATCAGCCGGTACGCCGTACGCGGGCTGATGTCGCCGTTCGGCCGTCAGGCCCCGGTCACGCTGGGCCGGCGCAACGCCGAACGCAACCCTCGCCGCACCTCCGCGACGGCGTCGGCCCTGATGATCTCGGTCGCCCTGATCAGCGGGCTGGTGGTGATCGCCGCCTCGGCCAAGGCGTCCGTCGACCGCAACATCGCCGACGCGATCGGCACCTCCGAGCTGGTCGTCAGCAACGACGGCGGCGGCGCCTTCGCCGGCCAGGTCGGCGACCGGATCAGCGCCGTACCGGGTGTCTCGGCCGTGCACCGGGTCCGCCAGATGCCGGCCAAGGTGGACACCAGGATGTTCGATCTCCGCGGGGTCGACGACGGAGCCCTGAGGGGATCGATCACTACGAAGGTCGAGTCCGGTTCGCTCGACGCGCTCAGGACCGGTCAGGCGGTCGTCCCCCGCAACATCGCCCGGACCCTCGACCTCACCGTCGGCAAGAGCTTCCAGCTCACCACCGGCAGCGGCAAGCACCCGGTCACCGTCGGCGCCGTGATCGAACCGAACCGCCAACTCAACGGCATCGTCGTCTCGCTCCCGAAGTTCACCGAACTGGGCGGCGCCGCCACCGACACCACCCTGTACGTCGAAGTTGCCCAGGGCACCGATCTCGCGCCGGTCCGCCTCGCCGTCCTCGGTCAGCTGCACGACTACCCGACTCTGCTCGTCCGGGACCAGCAGGCGTACGCCCAAGGTGAGCGCAGGCCGATCAATGCTGCGCTCGGAGTGATCGGGATGCTGCTGGCGCTCGCCGTACTGATCGCCGTGCTGGGCATCGTCAACACGCTGGCCCTCGCGGTGGTCGAGCGGACCCGGGAGATCGGACTGCTGCGCGCGATCGGGATGGACCGGCCGCAGCTACGCCGGATGCTGCAGGTGGAATCGATCGCGATCAGTCTGCTCGGTGCCTTGCTCGGTGTCGTCATCGGAGTGCTTTTCGGCGCCTCGATCCAGGCCGTGATGGTCGACGACGGGCTCAGCGTGCTGGATGTCCCGGTGCTCCAACTGCTCGTCACCGTCGTGGTCGCGGCAGCGGTCGGCGTACTCGCTGCTGTTTGGCCGTCACGCCGCGCAGCCCGCCTCGACGTACTGCGGGCGATCGCCACCGAATGA
- a CDS encoding ABC transporter ATP-binding protein, translating into MHGFAGSDQPLGSAAGPGIAIRTLDVGKSYGGGETRIDALAEVSVDFGKGRFTAIMGPSGSGKSTLLHCLAGLDRPTTGQVLLGDVDLTRLPEKTLTHLRRDRIGFVFQAFNLVPTLTALENITLPLDLAGRNPDQAWLDTVIATIGLGDRLTHKPSELSGGQQQRVACARALVSRPDVVFADEPTGNLDSRSSADVLGFLHRSVRDFGQTVVMVTHDPTAASYADRVLFLADGRLRSELLDPTADSVLDAMKQLEVG; encoded by the coding sequence GTGCACGGTTTCGCCGGCTCGGACCAGCCCCTCGGCTCAGCGGCCGGCCCGGGGATCGCGATCCGGACGCTGGACGTCGGGAAGAGCTACGGCGGCGGGGAGACCCGGATCGACGCGCTGGCCGAGGTCAGCGTCGACTTCGGCAAGGGCCGGTTCACGGCGATCATGGGCCCGTCCGGCTCCGGGAAGTCGACCCTGCTGCACTGCCTCGCCGGTCTCGACCGCCCGACCACCGGCCAGGTACTGCTCGGCGACGTCGATCTCACCCGCCTGCCGGAGAAAACGCTCACCCACCTGCGCCGGGACCGCATCGGGTTCGTCTTCCAGGCGTTCAACCTGGTGCCGACCCTGACCGCACTCGAGAACATCACGCTCCCGCTCGACCTGGCCGGGCGCAACCCCGACCAGGCCTGGCTGGACACAGTGATCGCCACCATCGGCCTCGGCGACCGGCTGACCCACAAACCGTCCGAGCTGTCCGGCGGTCAGCAGCAGCGGGTCGCCTGCGCCCGCGCGCTCGTCTCCCGCCCCGACGTGGTGTTCGCCGACGAGCCGACCGGGAACCTCGATTCCCGGTCGTCCGCCGATGTGCTCGGCTTCCTGCACCGCTCGGTCCGCGACTTCGGCCAGACCGTCGTGATGGTCACCCACGATCCCACCGCGGCGTCGTACGCCGACCGCGTGCTCTTTCTCGCCGACGGCCGGCTGCGCTCGGAACTGCTCGACCCGACCGCCGACTCGGTCCTGGACGCGATGAAGCAGCTCGAGGTCGGCTGA
- a CDS encoding PKD domain-containing protein has translation MTMSDIRTQHVHHGGRRRRLLSGAVAVLLAAPVVMVWSAPQAAAANVTASLVRTVLTSNFNPPSPDPSGITYNSDRDTLLISDAEVDEVSIFHNVNLYETSRAGVLQDTGVTTSYTHEPAGIGYNPANKHVFLSDDDQARVYELAGGPDGRYGTSDDVRTSFSAAAFGGGDSEDVEYFPPTNEVFVLEGADTDVHRVSPGPDGLFNGVAPTGDDIDTEFDIGRYGVDDPEGIGFYPGRNTLLVVDSATETAYEFNRNMQLVNKINIAASNQVFAAGITVAPATNDPNRWDLYIVDRGVDNDTTPSENDGKLYEMSVALPPIGNLAPVVSVGPDQPTHVGEPLTLQAVVRDDGLPTASTTVSWQVVSGPGSVTFGSPQSTQTSATFSSAGTYVVRAVGSDSALSGSDDLVVSVVAAGGALPLDTPVQRAFDDVEQRPTGYADWVGTTLNIPNAGTTTQTIGLRFDNLEVPQGATITEAWVQFTSAGANSGTTAVQIYGVAENDTAAFTTSPTTVTSRPRTSARTTWNPAAWTGTGQAGTAQRTADIRAVAQEIVSRPGWRRGNALGLSLSGTGERRASSHDGPATPVLHVAYTVPSGNTAPVAAFTSTCTGLSCSFNGSGSSDAEGPIAGYAWDFGDSASGSGVQPSHTYGAAGTYTVALTVTDGGGLTNRVTHQVTVGSTSTGIGFHGGIGYVGNTTSPAFAIPSTVAAGDVLVLFATLNLTTSSVTGPSGVTGWTPIENVVSGSQRTMAWSKVAASTDGGQVVRLTFNGYTKVAMQLTAYSGASLGAVSQRSDATTTTAHVTPTVTVGSAGSWLLSYWADKSSTTTNWTAPAGSVTRDVRIGSGSGLIAALVADSGAPVPTGSAGGLTATTNAASRATMVSIVLTPSG, from the coding sequence ATGACTATGTCCGATATCAGAACTCAGCACGTGCACCACGGGGGGAGAAGACGGCGGCTGCTTTCCGGGGCCGTCGCGGTCCTGCTGGCCGCACCGGTGGTGATGGTCTGGTCCGCACCGCAGGCCGCCGCGGCGAACGTGACCGCGAGTCTGGTCAGAACCGTGCTGACGTCCAACTTCAACCCGCCGTCTCCGGATCCGTCCGGGATCACCTACAACAGCGACCGCGACACCCTGCTGATCTCCGACGCCGAGGTCGACGAGGTCAGCATCTTCCACAACGTCAACCTGTACGAGACGAGCCGCGCGGGCGTCTTGCAGGACACCGGCGTCACCACGAGCTACACCCACGAGCCGGCCGGTATCGGCTACAACCCGGCCAACAAGCACGTCTTCCTCTCGGACGACGACCAGGCCCGGGTGTACGAACTGGCAGGCGGCCCGGACGGACGCTACGGGACCAGCGACGACGTCCGCACGTCCTTCAGTGCCGCGGCCTTCGGCGGCGGAGACTCCGAGGACGTCGAGTACTTCCCGCCGACCAACGAGGTGTTCGTGCTCGAGGGCGCGGACACCGATGTGCATCGGGTCTCGCCGGGTCCCGACGGCCTCTTCAACGGGGTCGCGCCGACCGGTGACGACATCGACACGGAGTTCGACATCGGCCGGTACGGCGTGGACGACCCCGAGGGGATCGGGTTCTATCCGGGCCGCAACACGCTGCTCGTCGTCGACAGCGCGACGGAGACGGCGTACGAGTTCAACCGCAACATGCAACTGGTCAACAAGATCAACATCGCCGCCTCGAACCAGGTCTTCGCGGCCGGCATCACCGTCGCGCCGGCGACGAACGATCCGAATCGCTGGGATCTGTACATCGTCGACCGCGGCGTGGACAACGACACGACCCCGTCGGAGAACGACGGCAAGCTGTACGAGATGTCGGTCGCGCTGCCGCCGATCGGCAACCTCGCTCCGGTCGTCTCGGTAGGACCCGACCAGCCGACACACGTCGGCGAACCGCTGACCTTGCAAGCCGTAGTACGGGACGACGGGTTGCCGACGGCATCGACCACGGTCAGCTGGCAGGTGGTGAGTGGGCCGGGGAGCGTGACGTTCGGGTCACCACAGTCGACGCAGACGTCTGCGACGTTCAGCAGCGCGGGGACGTACGTCGTACGGGCTGTAGGGAGCGACTCTGCGCTCTCCGGGTCCGATGATCTGGTCGTTTCTGTCGTCGCGGCCGGTGGGGCGCTTCCGCTGGACACACCTGTGCAGCGGGCCTTCGACGATGTCGAGCAACGTCCTACTGGCTATGCGGACTGGGTCGGCACGACGCTGAACATCCCGAACGCCGGTACGACGACGCAGACGATCGGGCTGCGCTTCGACAATCTCGAGGTGCCGCAGGGGGCGACGATCACCGAAGCGTGGGTCCAGTTCACTTCGGCAGGGGCGAATTCGGGGACGACCGCGGTGCAGATCTACGGGGTGGCAGAGAACGACACGGCCGCCTTCACCACCTCTCCGACGACTGTGACTTCACGTCCGCGAACCTCGGCACGCACTACTTGGAATCCGGCGGCATGGACAGGGACCGGTCAAGCCGGGACTGCTCAGCGCACAGCTGACATCCGTGCCGTGGCGCAGGAAATCGTCAGCCGACCTGGCTGGCGCCGGGGGAATGCCTTGGGCTTGTCGTTGAGCGGAACAGGCGAGCGGCGCGCGTCGTCGCACGACGGCCCGGCGACTCCGGTGCTGCATGTTGCCTACACCGTGCCTAGTGGGAACACGGCGCCGGTCGCGGCGTTCACGTCAACCTGCACGGGCTTGTCCTGCAGCTTCAACGGCTCGGGGTCGTCCGATGCGGAGGGGCCGATCGCTGGGTATGCCTGGGACTTCGGGGACAGCGCCTCCGGTTCGGGGGTCCAGCCGTCGCACACTTACGGGGCGGCCGGCACCTATACGGTCGCGCTCACGGTGACCGACGGCGGAGGGCTGACCAACCGGGTGACGCATCAGGTCACAGTGGGGTCGACGTCCACCGGGATCGGCTTCCACGGAGGGATCGGGTACGTCGGCAACACGACGTCGCCGGCCTTTGCCATCCCGAGCACCGTGGCCGCGGGCGACGTGCTGGTGTTGTTCGCGACACTCAACCTGACGACCTCGTCGGTCACCGGGCCGTCGGGGGTCACGGGCTGGACTCCGATCGAGAACGTCGTGTCCGGGTCACAGCGGACGATGGCCTGGTCGAAGGTCGCGGCCTCGACCGACGGTGGTCAGGTTGTGCGGCTGACGTTCAACGGCTACACCAAGGTGGCCATGCAGTTGACGGCGTACAGCGGTGCGTCGTTGGGTGCGGTGAGCCAACGGTCGGACGCCACCACGACGACTGCGCATGTCACGCCGACTGTGACCGTGGGCAGTGCCGGCTCGTGGCTGTTGTCCTACTGGGCGGACAAGTCCTCGACGACGACGAACTGGACAGCCCCGGCCGGCTCCGTGACCAGAGATGTGCGGATCGGGTCCGGCAGCGGACTGATCGCCGCACTGGTCGCTGACAGCGGAGCGCCGGTGCCGACGGGCAGCGCGGGCGGCCTGACCGCCACCACGAACGCGGCCAGCCGAGCGACGATGGTCAGCATCGTGCTCACGCCGTCCGGATGA
- a CDS encoding ribonuclease J encodes MSHPHPDLGTPPRLPDNALRIVALGGLGEIGRNMTVFEHKGRLLVVDCGVLFPEEHQPGVDVILPDFSWIRDRLDKIDGIVLTHGHEDHIGGVPYLLKERGDIPLIGSKLTLAFITAKLKEHRIKPQTIEVKEGDRRKLGPFECDFFAVNHSIPDGLAVAIRTRAGVVLHTGDFKMDQFPLDRRLTDLRGFAKLGEQGVDLFMTDSTNAEVPGFTTAEKDLGPAIDTVFRTAPGRIIVSSFASHVHRIQQVLDAAKAGGRKVAFVGRSMVRNMGIAGDLGYLKIPKGLIVDLKELEKLPDRKVTLVCTGSQGEPMAALSRMANRDHMIRIGEGDTVLMASSLIPGNENAIYAVINGLIRWGANVVHKGNAKVHVSGHASAGELVYCYNLVKPRNVMPIHGEYRHLKANAALAVATGVPTDRVIIAEDGVVVDLDQGRAKITGKVDAGYVYVDAMTVGGVTEANLKDRRALAEEGVVTVVLLVDAHTGKLAEPPDFLARGFVHDDTTFKAVEPIIEDTLAKAAREGIGEVHQLEELVGRAVGNWTYRHWRRRPVIIPVVIDA; translated from the coding sequence ATGAGTCACCCGCATCCCGACCTGGGAACACCGCCCCGCCTGCCGGACAACGCCCTGCGCATCGTCGCGCTCGGTGGGCTCGGTGAGATCGGCCGCAACATGACCGTGTTCGAGCACAAGGGCCGGCTGCTGGTGGTGGACTGCGGTGTGTTGTTCCCGGAGGAGCACCAGCCGGGCGTCGACGTGATCCTGCCCGACTTCAGCTGGATCCGGGACCGCCTGGACAAGATCGACGGCATCGTGCTGACCCACGGCCACGAGGACCACATCGGCGGCGTGCCCTACCTGCTGAAGGAACGCGGCGACATCCCGCTGATCGGTTCGAAGCTGACCCTGGCGTTCATCACCGCCAAGCTGAAGGAACACCGGATCAAGCCCCAGACGATCGAGGTCAAGGAGGGCGACCGGCGCAAGCTCGGGCCCTTCGAGTGCGACTTCTTCGCCGTCAACCACTCGATCCCGGACGGTCTGGCCGTGGCGATCCGGACCAGGGCCGGCGTCGTCCTGCACACCGGCGACTTCAAGATGGACCAGTTCCCGCTCGACCGCCGGCTGACCGACCTGCGCGGTTTCGCCAAGCTCGGCGAGCAGGGCGTCGACCTGTTCATGACCGACTCCACCAACGCCGAGGTGCCCGGCTTCACCACCGCGGAGAAGGACCTCGGTCCGGCCATCGACACGGTCTTCCGGACCGCGCCGGGCCGGATCATCGTCTCCAGCTTCGCCAGCCACGTGCACCGCATCCAGCAGGTCCTCGACGCCGCCAAGGCCGGCGGGCGCAAGGTCGCCTTCGTGGGCCGCTCGATGGTCCGCAACATGGGCATCGCCGGCGACCTGGGCTACCTGAAGATCCCGAAGGGCCTGATCGTCGATCTGAAGGAGCTGGAGAAGCTCCCCGACCGCAAGGTCACGCTGGTCTGCACCGGTTCGCAGGGCGAGCCGATGGCCGCGCTGTCGCGGATGGCCAACCGCGACCACATGATCCGGATCGGCGAGGGCGACACGGTCCTGATGGCCAGCTCGCTGATCCCCGGCAACGAGAACGCGATCTACGCGGTCATCAACGGCCTGATCCGCTGGGGCGCGAACGTCGTACACAAGGGCAACGCGAAGGTGCACGTCTCCGGCCATGCCAGCGCGGGCGAGCTCGTCTACTGCTACAACCTGGTCAAGCCGCGCAACGTGATGCCGATCCACGGTGAGTACCGGCACCTCAAGGCGAACGCCGCGCTCGCCGTCGCCACCGGCGTACCGACTGATCGAGTGATCATCGCCGAGGACGGTGTGGTGGTCGACCTCGACCAGGGCCGCGCCAAGATCACCGGCAAGGTCGACGCCGGGTATGTCTACGTCGACGCGATGACGGTCGGCGGGGTCACCGAGGCGAACCTCAAGGACCGGCGTGCGCTGGCCGAGGAGGGCGTCGTCACCGTCGTCCTGCTGGTCGACGCACACACCGGCAAGCTGGCCGAGCCACCGGACTTCCTGGCCCGCGGCTTCGTGCACGACGACACCACCTTCAAGGCGGTCGAGCCGATCATCGAGGACACCCTCGCCAAGGCGGCCCGCGAAGGCATCGGCGAGGTGCACCAGCTCGAGGAGCTGGTCGGCCGCGCCGTCGGCAACTGGACCTACCGCCACTGGCGCCGCCGCCCGGTCATCATCCCGGTGGTCATCGACGCCTGA
- a CDS encoding RecB family exonuclease, with amino-acid sequence MSVAAAVDVHGHPRGALSPSRAADFMSCPLKYRFRVIDRLPEKPSSAAVRGTVVHGVLERLFDLPAGERTLERAAEMLEPQWQHVLEAEPEVAELFAEDAGGEELAKWLAEAHQLLGKYFTLENPNALEPAERELYVETELDSGLTLRGYVDRLDVAPTGEIRVVDYKTGRSPSEFFEAKALFQMKFYALVLWRLRGVVPAMLQLVYLGNGEIVRYVPDEADLRACERKVTALWSAITRALESGDWRPSPGPLCDWCDHKALCPSWGGTPPPLPSRSVEEVAQESAGVDLVGVDG; translated from the coding sequence ATGAGTGTTGCAGCGGCAGTCGATGTGCACGGCCACCCACGCGGGGCGCTGTCCCCGTCCCGGGCGGCGGACTTCATGAGCTGCCCGCTCAAGTACCGGTTCCGGGTGATCGACCGGCTGCCGGAGAAGCCGTCGTCTGCAGCTGTCCGTGGGACCGTCGTGCACGGCGTGCTGGAGCGCCTCTTCGATCTGCCGGCCGGCGAGCGGACGCTGGAGCGCGCGGCCGAGATGCTCGAGCCGCAGTGGCAGCACGTGCTCGAGGCCGAGCCCGAGGTCGCGGAACTGTTCGCCGAGGACGCCGGTGGTGAGGAGCTCGCGAAGTGGCTCGCCGAGGCCCACCAACTGCTCGGCAAGTACTTCACGCTGGAGAATCCGAACGCGCTGGAGCCCGCCGAGCGGGAGCTGTACGTCGAGACCGAGCTCGACTCCGGCCTGACCTTGCGCGGGTACGTCGATCGTCTGGACGTGGCGCCGACCGGTGAGATCCGGGTCGTCGACTACAAGACCGGCCGGTCGCCGTCCGAGTTCTTCGAGGCCAAGGCCCTGTTCCAGATGAAGTTCTACGCCCTGGTGCTGTGGCGCCTGCGCGGCGTCGTACCGGCCATGCTGCAACTGGTGTATCTGGGCAACGGCGAGATCGTCCGCTACGTCCCCGACGAGGCGGATCTGCGGGCCTGCGAGCGCAAGGTCACCGCGTTGTGGAGTGCGATCACGCGGGCGCTGGAGTCCGGCGACTGGCGGCCGAGCCCGGGCCCGTTGTGCGACTGGTGCGACCACAAGGCGCTCTGCCCGTCCTGGGGCGGTACTCCCCCGCCGCTGCCGTCCCGTTCGGTCGAGGAGGTCGCTCAGGAATCGGCCGGTGTCGACCTGGTCGGAGTCGACGGCTGA